From Corynebacterium frankenforstense DSM 45800, the proteins below share one genomic window:
- a CDS encoding DUF402 domain-containing protein, producing the protein MADLHPVKRETFDTDSRTNTDPKGFLREVDTYRVTDFGLYMARGADHPKFGYLESWLLPELNLRANIFHFRPGVPADQEYYFDVAAIEAEGGVWSTRDLYVDLISTAGRPVDVQDIDELAAATSAGFISCEEAEQAITTTLEAVEGITRHSDDPMAWLADRGIELDWADDVVLTPAS; encoded by the coding sequence ATGGCTGACCTGCACCCCGTCAAGCGCGAGACCTTCGACACGGACTCGCGCACGAACACCGACCCGAAGGGCTTCCTCCGCGAGGTGGACACCTACCGGGTCACGGACTTCGGCCTCTACATGGCCCGCGGCGCGGACCACCCGAAGTTCGGCTACCTGGAGTCGTGGTTGCTGCCGGAGCTGAACCTGCGCGCCAACATCTTCCACTTCCGCCCCGGCGTGCCCGCCGACCAGGAGTACTACTTCGACGTCGCGGCCATCGAGGCCGAGGGCGGGGTGTGGTCCACCCGGGACCTCTACGTCGACCTGATCTCGACGGCCGGTCGCCCGGTCGACGTCCAGGACATCGACGAGCTCGCCGCCGCGACCTCCGCCGGCTTCATCTCCTGCGAGGAGGCCGAGCAGGCGATCACGACCACCCTGGAGGCCGTCGAGGGCATCACCCGCCACTCCGACGACCCGATGGCCTGGCTGGCCGACCGCGGCATCGAGCTCGACTGGGCCGACGACGTCGTGCTCACCCCCGCCAGCTGA
- a CDS encoding alanine/glycine:cation symporter family protein codes for MPDIDELVESVVGPVADVLSAIVFAEIPVFGGVPLIVLWLMVAAVFFTVWLKFQPVTGIKHSLQVIHGRFNAKTDPGEISSFQALATELSSTVGLGNIAGVAVAVSVGGPGSALWIAAFGLVGMSVKMAEATLSVKYRGIREDGVVIGGPMYYLRDGLRDIGWPRLGAALAWLYALFTLLGLYGADLFQSNQVAAIVASSSGSDLLQNHNWILGVVIAVLMGSVLVGGATSVGRWTGRITPAMAAVYLVSVLAVLGANISAVPAALSAMVSNVFTGEGVAGGVVGVAVIGIQRALFSNAAGVGTAGYAHAASKTKKPASEGYVAMWEPFIDSVFVCMLTATAIVVTGVHEGAGADAEGVELTATAFATVASWFPYLLSVAVALFGFSTVLAYGYYGEQAAVYLMGDRPAVRGGFKAVWLIGPVLGAAASLDAVITFADASFFLMAIPNLLGLYFLARVLRAEILGYRYKVDSGRINVIPDEDLQVGMSGDHEPTPEQVRAAEAAEAREAAESGEAAEGDGRG; via the coding sequence ATGCCAGATATTGACGAGCTAGTCGAGTCAGTCGTCGGCCCGGTGGCCGACGTCCTCTCCGCGATCGTCTTCGCGGAGATCCCCGTCTTCGGCGGGGTCCCCCTGATCGTGCTGTGGCTGATGGTCGCGGCGGTCTTCTTCACGGTGTGGCTGAAGTTCCAGCCGGTCACCGGCATCAAGCATTCACTCCAGGTCATCCACGGCCGATTCAACGCCAAGACCGACCCCGGCGAGATCTCCAGCTTCCAGGCGCTGGCCACCGAGCTGTCCTCCACTGTCGGCCTGGGCAATATCGCCGGCGTGGCCGTCGCGGTCTCCGTCGGCGGGCCGGGCTCCGCGCTGTGGATCGCCGCCTTCGGGCTGGTCGGCATGAGCGTGAAGATGGCCGAGGCCACCCTGTCGGTGAAGTACCGCGGCATCCGCGAGGACGGCGTGGTCATCGGCGGGCCGATGTACTACCTGCGCGACGGCCTGCGCGACATCGGCTGGCCGCGCCTGGGCGCGGCGCTGGCCTGGCTCTACGCGCTGTTCACCCTCCTCGGCCTCTACGGGGCGGACCTCTTCCAGTCCAACCAGGTCGCCGCGATCGTCGCCAGCAGCTCGGGCAGTGATCTGCTGCAGAACCACAACTGGATCCTCGGCGTGGTCATCGCCGTCCTGATGGGCTCGGTGCTCGTCGGCGGCGCGACCTCCGTGGGCCGCTGGACCGGCCGGATCACCCCGGCGATGGCCGCGGTGTACCTGGTCAGTGTCCTGGCCGTCCTCGGCGCGAACATCTCGGCTGTGCCGGCGGCGCTGTCCGCGATGGTCAGCAACGTCTTCACCGGTGAGGGCGTGGCCGGCGGCGTCGTCGGCGTGGCCGTCATCGGCATCCAGCGCGCGCTGTTCTCCAACGCCGCGGGTGTGGGCACCGCCGGCTACGCCCACGCGGCGTCGAAGACGAAGAAGCCGGCCAGCGAGGGCTACGTCGCGATGTGGGAGCCCTTCATCGACTCGGTGTTCGTGTGCATGCTCACCGCCACCGCGATCGTGGTCACCGGCGTCCACGAGGGCGCCGGGGCCGACGCCGAGGGCGTGGAGCTGACCGCCACCGCCTTCGCCACGGTGGCCTCCTGGTTCCCCTACCTGCTCTCCGTGGCCGTCGCCCTCTTCGGGTTCTCCACGGTGCTGGCCTACGGCTACTACGGCGAGCAGGCGGCGGTCTACCTGATGGGCGACCGCCCGGCCGTGCGCGGCGGCTTCAAGGCCGTCTGGCTGATCGGCCCGGTGCTCGGCGCGGCGGCCTCGCTCGACGCGGTGATCACCTTCGCCGACGCCTCGTTCTTCCTGATGGCGATCCCGAACCTGCTGGGCCTCTACTTCCTCGCGCGCGTGCTGCGCGCGGAGATCCTGGGCTACCGCTACAAGGTCGACTCGGGCCGCATCAACGTGATCCCGGACGAGGACCTGCAGGTCGGCATGAGCGGTGACCACGAGCCGACCCCCGAGCAGGTCCGCGCGGCCGAGGCCGCCGAGGCCCGGGAGGCCGCGGAATCCGGGGAGGCCGCAGAGGGCGACGGACGGGGCTGA
- the mshB gene encoding N-acetyl-1-D-myo-inositol-2-amino-2-deoxy-alpha-D-glucopyranoside deacetylase — translation MRDLTGLRVVAVHAHPDDETITMGGTLHQLAARGADCTVVTCTLGEEGEVIGPTWQNLIADEADQLGGYRIAELSAALAAIGVHGEFLGGAGAYRDSGMAGTPSAANPRAFVNDGGRAVDDLVAILERLRPQLVLTYDPNGGYGHPDHIHAHEITHAALERVEVDRLLWHVTPTGAQDAGLAAIAEIPAGWRRADDGELAAVSDDQVDCCTELSDADVAAKLAGFRAHATQLHVADGSVSRTNPVAAAADVSDHDTVAAVYCLSNLIAQPVLRREYFHLAAGAPVPAGGGPADGLLP, via the coding sequence GTGCGCGACCTGACCGGACTGCGGGTGGTGGCGGTCCACGCCCACCCGGACGACGAGACGATCACGATGGGCGGCACCCTGCACCAGCTGGCCGCCCGCGGTGCGGACTGCACCGTGGTCACCTGCACCCTCGGCGAGGAGGGCGAGGTCATCGGGCCGACCTGGCAGAACCTCATCGCCGACGAGGCCGACCAGCTCGGCGGCTACCGCATCGCGGAACTTTCCGCGGCGCTGGCGGCGATCGGGGTGCACGGCGAGTTCCTCGGCGGCGCCGGCGCCTACCGCGACTCCGGCATGGCCGGCACGCCGTCGGCGGCCAACCCGCGGGCCTTCGTCAACGACGGCGGCCGCGCCGTCGACGACCTGGTCGCGATCCTCGAGCGCCTGCGCCCGCAGCTGGTGCTCACCTACGACCCCAACGGCGGCTACGGCCACCCGGACCACATCCACGCCCACGAGATCACCCACGCCGCCCTCGAGCGCGTCGAGGTCGACCGCCTGCTCTGGCACGTCACCCCGACCGGCGCGCAGGACGCCGGCCTGGCCGCCATCGCGGAGATCCCCGCCGGCTGGCGGCGCGCCGACGACGGCGAGCTGGCCGCCGTCTCCGACGACCAGGTCGACTGCTGCACCGAGCTCTCCGACGCCGATGTCGCCGCCAAGCTCGCCGGTTTCCGTGCGCACGCGACCCAGCTGCACGTCGCCGACGGCTCGGTCAGCCGCACCAACCCGGTCGCCGCCGCGGCGGACGTGAGCGACCACGACACCGTCGCGGCGGTGTACTGCCTGTCCAACCTCATCGCCCAGCCGGTGCTGCGCCGCGAGTACTTCCACCTCGCCGCCGGCGCCCCGGTCCCGGCCGGCGGTGGCCCGGCCGACGGGCTGCTGCCGTGA
- the rraA gene encoding ribonuclease E activity regulator RraA: MTENITFIPTADLVDIIGAEEVRSCDTQFRLIGGRREFCGRITTVRCHQDNGLVKKILNTDNPGGVLVIDGGGSLHTALIGDMIAAAGRDHGWAGVIAHGACRDSAVIAEMDFGLKALGTNPRKSGKTGEGEKDVTVGFGGVDFVPGHYLYADADGIVVTEEPVEPQE, from the coding sequence ATGACCGAGAACATCACCTTCATCCCCACCGCCGACCTCGTCGACATCATCGGCGCCGAGGAGGTGCGCAGCTGCGACACCCAGTTCCGCCTCATCGGCGGGCGCAGGGAGTTCTGCGGGCGCATCACCACGGTGCGCTGCCACCAGGACAACGGCCTGGTCAAGAAGATCCTCAACACCGACAACCCCGGCGGCGTCCTCGTCATCGACGGCGGGGGATCGCTGCACACCGCCCTGATCGGCGACATGATCGCCGCCGCCGGCCGCGACCACGGCTGGGCCGGCGTGATCGCCCACGGCGCCTGCCGTGACTCCGCGGTCATCGCCGAGATGGACTTCGGCCTCAAGGCCCTGGGCACCAACCCGCGCAAGTCCGGCAAGACCGGTGAGGGCGAGAAGGACGTCACCGTCGGCTTCGGCGGCGTCGACTTCGTGCCCGGCCACTACCTCTACGCCGACGCCGACGGCATCGTCGTCACCGAGGAGCCGGTCGAGCCGCAGGAGTAG
- the aceA gene encoding isocitrate lyase — protein sequence MTETGKARTAAEIQKDWDTNPRWAQVTRDYTAEQVEALQGTVVEEHTLARRGAEILWDEINKGDGHYINALGALTGNQAVQQVRAGLRAVYLSGWQVAGDANLAGHTYPDQSLYPANSVPNVVRRINNALSRADQVARLEGDDSVDNWLRPIVADAEAGFGGALNVFELQKAMINAGAAGTHWEDQLASEKKCGHLGGKVLIPTQQHIRTLNSARLAADVENTPTVIVARTDAEAATLLTSDVDERDHEFLTGERSAEGYYYVKNGIEPCIARAKSFAPYADIIWMETGTPDLGLAKQFAEAVKAEYPDQLLAYNCSPSFNWSKHLSEEDIARFQKELGKMGFAFQFITLAGFHALNYGMFDLAYGYARDGMTSFVDLQNREFKAAEERGFTAVKHQREVGAGYFDAVATTVDPNSSTTALKGSTEEGQF from the coding sequence ATGACCGAAACCGGCAAGGCCCGCACCGCTGCAGAGATCCAGAAGGACTGGGACACCAACCCCCGCTGGGCGCAGGTGACCCGCGACTACACCGCCGAGCAGGTGGAGGCCCTCCAGGGCACCGTCGTCGAGGAGCACACCCTCGCCCGCCGCGGCGCCGAGATCCTCTGGGACGAGATCAACAAGGGCGACGGCCACTACATCAACGCCCTCGGTGCGCTGACCGGTAACCAGGCCGTCCAGCAGGTCCGCGCCGGCCTGCGCGCCGTGTACCTCTCCGGCTGGCAGGTCGCCGGCGACGCCAACCTGGCGGGCCACACCTACCCGGACCAGTCGCTGTACCCGGCCAACTCCGTGCCGAACGTCGTCCGCCGCATCAACAACGCGCTGTCGCGTGCGGACCAGGTCGCCCGCCTCGAGGGCGACGACTCCGTGGACAACTGGCTGCGCCCGATCGTCGCCGACGCCGAGGCCGGCTTCGGTGGCGCCCTGAACGTCTTCGAGCTGCAGAAGGCCATGATCAACGCCGGCGCCGCCGGCACCCACTGGGAGGACCAGCTGGCCTCCGAGAAGAAGTGCGGCCACCTGGGCGGCAAGGTCCTGATCCCGACCCAGCAGCACATCCGCACCCTGAACTCGGCCCGCCTGGCCGCCGACGTCGAGAACACCCCGACCGTGATCGTCGCCCGCACCGACGCCGAGGCCGCCACCCTGCTGACCTCCGATGTCGACGAGCGCGACCACGAGTTCCTCACCGGTGAGCGTTCCGCCGAGGGCTACTACTACGTGAAGAACGGCATCGAGCCCTGCATCGCCCGCGCCAAGTCCTTCGCCCCCTACGCGGACATCATCTGGATGGAGACCGGCACCCCGGACCTGGGCCTGGCCAAGCAGTTCGCCGAGGCCGTCAAGGCCGAGTACCCGGACCAGCTCCTGGCCTACAACTGCTCGCCGTCCTTCAACTGGTCGAAGCACCTCTCCGAGGAGGACATCGCCCGCTTCCAGAAGGAGCTGGGCAAGATGGGCTTCGCCTTCCAGTTCATCACCCTGGCCGGCTTCCACGCCCTCAACTACGGCATGTTCGACCTGGCCTACGGCTACGCCCGCGACGGCATGACCTCCTTCGTCGACCTGCAGAACCGCGAGTTCAAGGCCGCCGAGGAGCGTGGCTTCACCGCCGTCAAGCACCAGCGCGAGGTCGGCGCCGGCTACTTCGACGCCGTGGCCACCACCGTCGACCCGAACTCCTCGACCACCGCCCTGAAGGGCTCCACCGAGGAGGGCCAGTTCTAG
- a CDS encoding ABC transporter family substrate-binding protein, producing MNRRLLNPAARRANRRGRGAPRVAGALGVLATTMLLASCAASPGPAPIVEDEETTTSTTQKADEKKSPEDARTRVTVGIDPLRGGVNPHLLADTSAIVDAIAGLVLPSAFDDGELNTDLLLSAEEITPAAGAAQTVRYVIAPAAQWSDGTPVSGGDFEYLWRGITATPGVLGRGAYDTVSAVRVTGGGRTVDVDFSRPNAHWKELFSDLLPAHLLRGRSFDKALAEGIPASAGRYLMRDLDQARGTVELQRNDRFWGEDPAAIDLVTFRPVSGTAEASDQLRTGQVAFMDLTPAETTTQALGLVAGTQTEKKATGRRLNLTMNTASPLLSEAAVRGELAAQIDTATVARLTAGRSVDVRVPENPTGPREPERLREAATAERPVRIGADPADRQASAAARVIVDLLRAKGVHAEVTATDMATLTTDRLPEGTVDAVIAWGVESPGTATAAGYYGCGRDPEGPRGSNLSGYCTSYTQEMLDEALAGGVGGEELRARLRSLEELEHLSVGLLDETRLQVLGHGITGPAAELADWPAGIPTVPGWRIDETEPTTERLN from the coding sequence GTGAACCGTCGACTCCTCAACCCCGCAGCCCGCCGCGCGAACCGCCGGGGGCGCGGGGCTCCCCGCGTCGCCGGGGCCCTGGGGGTCCTGGCCACGACGATGCTGCTCGCCTCCTGCGCCGCCTCGCCCGGCCCGGCGCCCATCGTCGAGGACGAGGAGACGACCACCTCGACCACGCAGAAGGCCGACGAGAAGAAGAGCCCCGAGGACGCGCGGACCCGGGTCACCGTCGGCATCGACCCGCTGCGCGGCGGGGTCAACCCGCACCTGCTGGCCGACACCTCGGCCATCGTCGACGCGATCGCCGGCCTCGTGCTGCCCTCCGCCTTCGACGACGGCGAGCTCAACACCGACCTCCTGCTCTCCGCCGAGGAGATCACCCCGGCCGCCGGCGCCGCGCAGACGGTGCGCTACGTCATCGCGCCGGCCGCCCAGTGGTCCGACGGCACCCCGGTCTCCGGCGGCGACTTCGAGTACCTGTGGCGCGGGATCACCGCGACCCCCGGCGTGCTCGGCCGGGGTGCCTACGACACCGTCTCCGCGGTGCGCGTCACCGGCGGCGGGCGCACCGTCGACGTCGACTTCTCCCGGCCCAACGCGCACTGGAAGGAGCTCTTCTCCGACCTGCTGCCCGCCCACCTGCTGCGCGGCCGGTCCTTCGACAAGGCGCTGGCCGAGGGGATCCCGGCCTCCGCCGGGCGCTACCTCATGCGCGACCTGGACCAGGCCCGCGGAACCGTCGAGCTGCAGCGCAACGACCGCTTCTGGGGCGAGGACCCCGCCGCGATCGACCTGGTGACCTTCCGCCCGGTCAGCGGCACCGCCGAGGCCAGCGACCAGCTGCGCACCGGCCAGGTCGCCTTCATGGACCTCACCCCGGCAGAGACGACCACCCAGGCCCTCGGCCTGGTCGCCGGCACCCAGACCGAGAAGAAGGCCACGGGCCGCCGGCTGAACCTGACGATGAACACCGCCTCGCCGCTCTTGTCCGAGGCCGCGGTGCGCGGGGAGCTGGCCGCCCAGATCGACACCGCCACCGTCGCCCGCCTGACCGCCGGGCGCAGCGTCGACGTGCGCGTGCCCGAGAACCCGACCGGCCCGCGCGAGCCGGAGCGCCTGCGGGAGGCGGCCACCGCCGAGCGCCCCGTGCGCATCGGGGCCGACCCCGCCGACCGGCAGGCCTCGGCGGCCGCCCGCGTGATCGTGGACCTGCTGCGCGCCAAGGGCGTGCACGCCGAGGTCACCGCCACCGACATGGCGACCCTGACCACCGACCGGCTCCCGGAGGGCACGGTCGACGCCGTCATCGCCTGGGGCGTGGAGAGCCCCGGCACCGCCACCGCGGCCGGCTACTACGGCTGCGGACGCGACCCGGAGGGCCCGCGCGGGAGTAACCTGTCCGGGTACTGCACCTCCTACACCCAGGAGATGCTCGACGAGGCGCTGGCCGGGGGCGTGGGCGGCGAGGAGCTGCGCGCGCGGCTGCGCTCGCTGGAGGAGCTCGAGCACCTGAGCGTGGGCCTCCTCGACGAGACGCGCCTGCAGGTCCTCGGCCACGGCATCACCGGGCCGGCCGCCGAGCTGGCGGACTGGCCCGCGGGCATCCCCACGGTGCCGGGCTGGCGCATCGACGAGACCGAGCCGACCACGGAGAGGCTGAACTGA
- the glcB gene encoding malate synthase G, whose translation MSQNQPSPTTDSYDYVEVAGLQVDRVLRDFIDGEVLPEIGSDREKFWEGFAAIIRDLTPRNKELLARRDELQRAFDDYYRENPGQPDPSEHEQFLHKIGYLEDAPAEGVEIRTADLDDEFARVAGPQLVVPILNARFAINAANARWGSLYDALYGTDAIPETPGAEKGKGYNPERGKKVIAWGRKFLDDVLPLVGASHSEVERYDVLEGHLCGRIKGECYPLVDKSAYRGFTGDISDPASIVLRNNGLHVILMINPTSQIGKDDKAGVEDIIMESAVSTIMDFEDSVAAVDGTDKTLGYRNWFGLNKGDLAEEITKNGRTFTRRLNDDREYFSRNGSTVRLHGRSMLLVRNVGHLMTNPAILVDGEEVFEGIMDAVITAACAIPGARKDNPHRNSRTGSIYIVKPKQHGPDEVAFTDQLFARVEELLELPANTLKVGVMDEERRTSVNLDACIAATPDRVAFINTGFLDRTGDEIHTSMHAGAMVRKPDLQTAPWKIAYEDNNVDAGLARGLFGRAQIGKGMWAKTELMADMLKEKIGQPREGANTAWVPSPTGATLHATHYHRVDVKEVQKELLAAGRRDTLRDLLTVPVAADTGWSDEEKRQEMDNNCQSILGYVVRWVEQGVGCSKVPDIHDIDLMEDRATLRISSQLLCNWIVNGVVTEDEVVESLKRMAAVVDKQNEGDPEYREMAADFDYSIAFQAAKDLILKGTESPSGYTEPILHARRREFKRREGIA comes from the coding sequence ATGTCCCAGAATCAGCCGTCCCCCACGACGGACAGCTACGACTACGTCGAAGTGGCAGGCCTCCAGGTCGATCGTGTGCTGCGCGACTTCATCGACGGCGAGGTGCTGCCGGAGATCGGTAGCGACCGGGAGAAGTTCTGGGAGGGTTTCGCCGCCATCATCCGCGACCTGACCCCGCGCAACAAGGAGCTGCTGGCCCGCCGCGACGAGCTGCAGCGCGCCTTCGACGACTACTACCGCGAGAACCCGGGCCAGCCCGACCCCTCCGAGCACGAGCAGTTCCTGCACAAGATCGGCTACCTCGAGGACGCCCCGGCCGAGGGCGTGGAGATCCGCACCGCGGACCTCGACGACGAGTTCGCCCGCGTCGCCGGCCCGCAGCTGGTCGTCCCGATCCTCAACGCCCGCTTCGCCATCAACGCCGCGAACGCGCGCTGGGGCTCCCTCTACGACGCCCTCTACGGCACCGACGCGATCCCGGAGACCCCGGGCGCGGAGAAGGGCAAGGGCTACAACCCGGAGCGCGGCAAGAAGGTCATCGCCTGGGGCCGCAAGTTCCTCGACGACGTCCTGCCCCTGGTCGGCGCGAGCCACTCGGAGGTCGAGCGCTACGATGTCCTCGAGGGCCACCTGTGCGGCCGCATCAAGGGCGAGTGCTACCCGCTCGTCGACAAGTCCGCCTACCGCGGCTTCACCGGCGACATCTCCGACCCGGCCTCGATCGTGCTGCGCAACAACGGCCTGCACGTCATCCTGATGATCAACCCGACCTCGCAGATCGGCAAGGACGACAAGGCCGGCGTCGAGGACATCATCATGGAGTCCGCGGTCTCCACGATCATGGACTTCGAGGACTCCGTAGCCGCCGTCGACGGCACCGACAAGACCCTGGGCTACCGCAACTGGTTCGGCCTGAATAAGGGCGACCTGGCCGAGGAGATCACCAAGAACGGCCGCACCTTCACCCGCAGGCTCAACGACGACCGCGAGTACTTCTCGCGCAACGGCTCGACCGTGCGCCTGCACGGCCGCTCGATGCTGCTGGTGCGCAACGTCGGCCACCTGATGACCAACCCGGCCATCCTCGTCGACGGCGAGGAGGTCTTCGAGGGCATCATGGACGCCGTCATCACCGCCGCCTGCGCGATCCCGGGCGCCCGCAAGGACAACCCGCACCGCAACTCGCGCACCGGCTCGATCTACATCGTCAAGCCGAAGCAGCACGGCCCGGACGAGGTCGCCTTCACCGACCAGCTCTTCGCCCGCGTCGAGGAGCTGCTCGAGCTGCCGGCGAACACGCTGAAGGTCGGTGTCATGGACGAGGAGCGTCGCACCTCGGTCAACCTCGACGCCTGCATCGCCGCCACCCCGGACCGCGTCGCCTTCATCAACACCGGCTTCCTGGACCGCACCGGCGACGAGATCCACACCTCGATGCACGCGGGCGCCATGGTGCGCAAGCCGGACCTGCAGACCGCGCCCTGGAAGATCGCCTACGAGGACAACAACGTCGACGCCGGCCTGGCCCGCGGCCTCTTCGGCCGCGCGCAGATCGGCAAGGGCATGTGGGCCAAGACCGAGCTGATGGCCGACATGCTCAAGGAGAAGATCGGCCAGCCGCGCGAGGGTGCGAACACCGCGTGGGTGCCCTCCCCCACCGGCGCGACGCTGCACGCCACGCACTACCACCGCGTGGACGTCAAGGAGGTGCAGAAGGAGCTGCTGGCCGCCGGCCGCCGCGACACGCTGCGTGACCTGCTGACCGTCCCGGTCGCCGCTGACACCGGCTGGAGCGACGAGGAGAAGCGCCAGGAGATGGACAACAACTGCCAGTCCATCCTCGGCTACGTCGTCCGCTGGGTCGAGCAGGGCGTGGGCTGCTCCAAGGTCCCGGACATCCACGACATCGACCTGATGGAGGACCGCGCCACGCTGCGCATCTCCTCGCAGCTGCTGTGCAACTGGATCGTCAACGGCGTGGTCACCGAGGACGAGGTCGTCGAGTCGCTCAAGCGGATGGCCGCCGTCGTCGACAAGCAGAACGAGGGCGACCCGGAGTACCGCGAGATGGCCGCCGACTTCGACTACTCGATCGCCTTCCAGGCCGCCAAGGACCTGATCCTCAAGGGCACCGAGTCGCCGTCCGGTTACACCGAGCCGATCCTGCACGCCCGCCGCCGCGAGTTCAAGCGCCGCGAGGGTATCGCCTAG
- the typA gene encoding translational GTPase TypA, translated as MSHPEFRNVAIVAHVDHGKTTLVNAMLEQSGAFGDHGEVADRVMDSGDLEKEKGITILAKNTAIHRKGLGKDGTDLIINVIDTPGHADFGGEVERGLSMVDGVVLLVDAAEGPLPQTRFVLGKALAAKLPVIILVNKTDRPDARIDEVVEESQDLLLELASGLEDPEAAEAAEQLLDLPVLYASGREGKASTENPGNGNAPDSADLQPLFDVIYNVLPEPTATIDAPLQAHVTNLDSSSFLGRLGLVRVHAGTLRKGQQVAWIHYDPEGGEHVKTVKIAELLRTDGVDRVPAEEVIAGDIAAVSGIDEIMIGDTLADVENPVALPRITVDEPAISMTIGVNTSPMAGRGGGDKLTARLVKSRLEQELIGNVSLRVNPTERPDTWEVQGRGEMALSVLVETMRREGFELTVGKPQVVTKTVDGKLNEPYEHTVIDIPSDYQGPVTQLMAGRKGQMLAMDTNPGSNWIRMEYRVPARGLIGFRTTFMTETRGTGIVNSYSDGFDVWAGEIKGRPSGSLVADRSGQVTAYALQQLADRGSFFVEPGAETYEGMVVGANNRDEDMDVNITKEKKLTNMRSATADATVTLSKAHTLSLDEAMEFCGNDECVEVCPDVLRVRKLVLSATERGRARAREKARNK; from the coding sequence GTGTCGCACCCTGAGTTCCGCAATGTCGCCATCGTCGCCCACGTCGACCACGGCAAGACCACCCTCGTCAACGCCATGCTCGAGCAGTCGGGCGCGTTCGGCGACCACGGCGAGGTCGCCGACCGAGTGATGGACTCCGGAGACCTGGAGAAGGAGAAGGGCATCACCATCCTCGCCAAGAACACGGCCATCCACCGCAAGGGCCTGGGCAAGGACGGCACCGACCTCATCATCAACGTCATCGACACCCCCGGCCACGCCGACTTCGGCGGCGAGGTCGAGCGCGGCCTGTCCATGGTCGACGGCGTGGTCCTCCTCGTCGACGCCGCCGAGGGCCCGCTGCCGCAGACCCGCTTCGTGCTGGGCAAGGCCCTGGCCGCCAAGCTGCCGGTGATCATCCTGGTCAACAAGACCGACCGCCCCGACGCCCGCATCGACGAGGTCGTCGAGGAGTCCCAGGACCTCCTGCTCGAGCTCGCCTCCGGCCTGGAGGACCCCGAGGCCGCCGAGGCCGCCGAGCAGCTGCTCGACCTGCCGGTGCTCTACGCCTCCGGCCGCGAGGGCAAGGCCTCCACCGAGAACCCGGGCAACGGCAACGCCCCGGACTCCGCGGACCTGCAGCCCCTCTTCGACGTCATCTACAACGTGCTGCCCGAGCCGACCGCCACCATCGACGCGCCGCTGCAGGCCCACGTGACCAACCTGGACTCCAGCTCCTTCCTCGGCCGCCTCGGCCTGGTCCGCGTCCACGCCGGCACCCTGCGCAAGGGCCAGCAGGTCGCCTGGATCCACTACGACCCCGAGGGCGGCGAGCACGTCAAGACCGTCAAGATCGCCGAGCTGCTGCGCACCGACGGCGTCGACCGCGTGCCGGCCGAGGAGGTCATCGCCGGTGACATCGCCGCCGTCTCCGGCATCGACGAGATCATGATCGGCGACACCCTCGCCGACGTCGAGAACCCGGTCGCCCTGCCGCGCATCACCGTCGACGAGCCCGCCATCTCCATGACCATCGGCGTCAACACCTCCCCGATGGCCGGCCGCGGCGGCGGCGACAAGCTGACCGCCCGCCTGGTCAAGTCCCGCCTCGAGCAGGAGCTGATCGGCAACGTCTCCCTGCGCGTCAACCCGACCGAGCGCCCCGACACCTGGGAGGTCCAGGGCCGCGGCGAGATGGCGCTGTCCGTGCTCGTCGAGACCATGCGCCGCGAGGGCTTCGAGCTGACCGTCGGCAAGCCGCAGGTGGTCACCAAGACCGTCGACGGCAAGCTCAACGAGCCCTACGAGCACACCGTCATCGACATCCCCTCGGACTACCAGGGCCCGGTCACCCAGCTGATGGCCGGCCGCAAGGGCCAGATGCTGGCGATGGACACCAACCCCGGCTCCAACTGGATCCGCATGGAGTACCGCGTGCCCGCCCGCGGCCTGATCGGCTTCCGCACCACCTTCATGACGGAGACCCGCGGCACCGGCATCGTCAACTCCTACTCCGACGGCTTCGACGTCTGGGCCGGCGAGATCAAGGGCCGCCCGTCCGGCTCGCTGGTCGCCGACCGCAGCGGCCAGGTCACCGCCTACGCCCTGCAGCAGCTGGCCGACCGCGGCAGCTTCTTCGTCGAGCCCGGCGCGGAGACCTACGAGGGCATGGTCGTCGGCGCGAACAACCGCGACGAAGACATGGACGTCAACATCACCAAGGAGAAGAAGCTGACCAACATGCGCTCGGCCACCGCCGACGCCACGGTCACCCTCTCCAAGGCGCACACCCTCTCCCTTGACGAGGCCATGGAGTTCTGCGGCAACGACGAGTGCGTCGAGGTCTGCCCCGACGTGCTGCGCGTGCGCAAGCTCGTCCTCTCCGCCACCGAGCGCGGCCGCGCCCGCGCCCGCGAGAAGGCCCGCAACAAGTAG